One region of Haloprofundus salilacus genomic DNA includes:
- a CDS encoding AAA family ATPase, translated as MTDAETTTHGASERTALAVEETGTLVARITENVERVIIGQRDAIEHIVIALLARGHLLLEDVPGVGKTMLARSIARSVDCSFSRVQFTPDLLPSDVTGVNVFNQKTREFEFQPGPVFGNVVLGDEINRAPPKTQSALLEAMEESQVTVDGTTHPLPNPFTVIATQNDVELSRTYELPVAEIDRFMKKLHLGYPDEADETELLDRVANRHPIETLEPVASTEDVLRARETVGAVAVSEPIRSYVSQLATYTRNHAELGVSPRGSIALVRASQARAVLDGRDYVVPDDVQTEVPSVWAHRIRPETGSETGRGIVQAALGDVAVE; from the coding sequence ATGACTGACGCCGAGACGACGACCCACGGAGCGAGCGAACGCACAGCCTTAGCCGTCGAAGAGACCGGAACCCTCGTCGCGCGAATCACCGAGAACGTCGAGCGCGTCATCATCGGCCAACGCGACGCCATTGAACACATCGTGATAGCGCTTCTCGCCAGAGGCCATCTGTTGCTCGAAGACGTGCCGGGTGTGGGGAAGACGATGCTCGCGCGCTCCATCGCGCGGTCGGTCGACTGTTCGTTCTCTCGCGTCCAGTTCACCCCCGACCTCCTCCCGTCGGACGTCACCGGCGTGAACGTGTTCAACCAGAAGACGCGGGAGTTCGAGTTCCAACCGGGTCCGGTGTTCGGCAACGTCGTCCTCGGCGACGAGATAAACCGCGCGCCGCCGAAGACCCAGAGCGCGCTGCTGGAGGCGATGGAGGAGTCGCAGGTCACCGTCGACGGGACGACGCACCCGCTACCGAACCCCTTCACTGTCATCGCGACGCAGAATGACGTGGAACTCAGCCGGACGTACGAACTACCGGTCGCCGAGATCGACCGGTTCATGAAGAAACTCCACCTCGGCTATCCAGACGAGGCCGACGAAACGGAGCTACTGGATCGCGTCGCGAACCGCCACCCGATCGAGACGCTCGAACCGGTCGCGAGCACCGAAGACGTGCTGCGGGCGCGCGAAACCGTCGGCGCCGTCGCCGTGTCCGAGCCGATACGGTCGTACGTCTCGCAACTGGCGACGTACACGCGAAACCACGCCGAGTTGGGCGTCAGTCCCCGCGGCAGTATCGCGCTCGTCCGCGCCTCGCAGGCCCGTGCGGTCCTCGACGGCCGCGACTACGTCGTCCCCGACGACGTACAGACGGAGGTGCCGAGTGTATGGGCGCACCGCATCCGACCGGAGACGGGCAGCGAGACCGGACGGGGCATCGTACAGGCAGCGCT
- the mutS gene encoding DNA mismatch repair protein MutS, whose translation MTAVTGPPAKMRANREDLTPMLSQYYDLCAAYDEFLVLFQVGDFYETFCEAAEETARVLELTLTQREDSTGTYPMTGIPIDNAASYVEKLLDAGYRVAIADQVEDASEASGLVDRAVTQIVTPGTVVDDELLSPGSTNYVACVASDESEDSDDDPAHHAVAAVDVSTGECLVTSADAPERALEELQRVAPAEVVVGPDAVVDPADLDADAMRTEFDPDAFSLAAARETLEKYVPRPDAVVGNDAELRAVGALLAYAEYTQGDETLEYVSRIQRYDPRDGLRLDATALRSLELFESQGPAAGPTLFDVLDDTACALGRRRLRQWLRRPLVARDRIDARLDAVAELSSRSLIREDLHDHLRDVYDVERLVARVSRGRANARDLRSLKTTLDVVPDVKAALDDAESDRLRSLRESLDELEDVRDLIGRAIATDPPMEITEGGVIREGFDDELDDLRATEREGRQWVAELEARERERTGIDSLSVGHNQVHGYYIEVTNPNLDRVPDDYTRRQTLKNSERFYTPELKRREDEIFGASERADALEYELFREVRRDVGAESERIQSVADALATIDVLTTLATVAVENDYTRPELGADGIRIEGGRHPVVERQQESFVPNPTDLTDERIALVTGPNMSGKSTYMRQVALVVVLAQMGSFVPAKSARLPVVDRMFTRVGASDDIAGGQSTFMREMSELTTILHHATEDSLVLLDEVGRGTSTADGLAIAQATTEFLHDEVGATTLFATHYHELTAVADELPGVQNLHFTVERDTGDAETAENESTDDGEVTFLHRVAEGASSSSYGVEVARMAGVPSSVVERSERLVADGHQRRTADDGADVSEDDHGVESVSANGAETPPARPVDASLASFSVDGQSTDRTDETPMSAERQSIDGTDCRLREVADTLRDVDVATTTPLEALTLLNDLQRTLDE comes from the coding sequence ATGACTGCGGTCACGGGACCTCCGGCGAAGATGCGGGCAAACCGCGAGGACCTGACGCCGATGCTGAGCCAGTACTACGACCTCTGCGCGGCGTACGACGAGTTTCTGGTCCTCTTTCAGGTCGGCGACTTCTACGAGACGTTCTGCGAGGCGGCCGAGGAGACCGCCCGCGTCCTCGAACTGACGCTCACCCAGCGCGAGGACTCGACGGGCACCTACCCGATGACGGGCATCCCCATCGACAACGCCGCCTCCTACGTCGAAAAACTGCTCGACGCGGGCTACCGCGTCGCCATCGCCGACCAGGTGGAGGACGCGTCCGAGGCTTCCGGGCTCGTCGACCGCGCCGTCACCCAGATCGTCACGCCCGGAACCGTCGTCGACGACGAACTGCTCTCGCCGGGGTCGACGAACTACGTCGCCTGCGTCGCGAGCGACGAGTCCGAAGATTCCGACGACGACCCCGCCCACCACGCCGTCGCCGCCGTCGACGTCTCCACCGGCGAGTGTCTGGTGACGAGCGCCGATGCGCCCGAACGCGCGCTCGAAGAACTCCAGCGCGTCGCCCCCGCCGAGGTGGTCGTCGGTCCCGACGCCGTCGTCGACCCCGCCGACCTCGACGCCGACGCGATGCGGACCGAGTTCGACCCCGACGCCTTTAGTCTCGCTGCCGCCCGCGAGACGCTCGAAAAGTACGTCCCGCGCCCCGACGCGGTCGTCGGCAACGACGCCGAACTCCGCGCCGTCGGCGCGCTGCTCGCCTACGCCGAGTATACGCAGGGCGACGAGACGCTGGAGTACGTCTCCCGTATCCAGCGCTACGACCCGCGAGACGGGCTCCGCCTCGACGCGACTGCGCTGCGGAGCCTCGAACTGTTCGAGTCGCAGGGTCCCGCCGCGGGACCGACGCTGTTCGACGTGCTCGACGACACCGCCTGCGCGCTCGGTCGCCGTCGTCTCCGGCAGTGGCTCCGCCGCCCGCTCGTCGCCCGCGATCGCATCGACGCCCGACTCGACGCCGTCGCCGAACTCTCGTCTCGTTCCTTGATCCGCGAGGACCTCCACGACCACCTGCGCGACGTGTACGACGTGGAGCGATTGGTCGCCCGCGTTTCCCGCGGCCGGGCGAACGCCCGCGACCTCCGCTCTTTGAAGACGACGCTCGACGTGGTGCCCGACGTGAAGGCGGCGCTCGACGACGCCGAGAGCGACCGCCTCCGCTCGCTTCGCGAGTCTTTGGACGAACTCGAAGACGTGCGTGACCTGATCGGCCGCGCCATCGCCACAGACCCGCCGATGGAGATTACGGAGGGCGGCGTCATCCGCGAGGGCTTCGACGACGAACTCGACGACCTCCGGGCGACCGAGCGCGAGGGTCGGCAGTGGGTCGCCGAACTCGAAGCGCGGGAGCGAGAACGGACCGGAATCGACTCGCTCTCCGTGGGACACAACCAGGTCCACGGCTACTACATCGAGGTGACGAACCCGAACCTCGACCGAGTGCCCGACGACTACACGCGGCGGCAGACGCTCAAAAACTCCGAGCGGTTCTACACGCCCGAACTGAAGCGCCGAGAGGACGAGATTTTCGGCGCCTCCGAGCGCGCCGACGCGCTGGAGTACGAACTGTTCCGCGAGGTTCGCCGCGACGTCGGCGCGGAGAGCGAGCGCATCCAGTCGGTCGCCGACGCGCTCGCGACCATCGACGTACTGACGACCTTGGCGACGGTCGCCGTCGAGAACGACTATACTCGACCGGAACTCGGCGCCGACGGAATCCGCATCGAGGGCGGGCGACACCCGGTCGTCGAACGCCAGCAGGAGTCGTTCGTCCCGAACCCGACCGACCTCACCGACGAACGAATCGCGCTCGTCACTGGGCCGAACATGAGCGGCAAGTCGACGTACATGCGGCAGGTCGCGCTCGTCGTCGTCCTCGCGCAGATGGGGAGTTTCGTCCCCGCGAAGTCGGCTCGCCTCCCGGTCGTCGACCGCATGTTCACGCGCGTCGGCGCCTCCGACGACATCGCGGGCGGGCAGTCGACGTTCATGCGCGAGATGAGCGAACTGACGACGATTCTGCATCACGCGACCGAAGATTCGCTCGTCCTCCTCGACGAGGTCGGCCGCGGTACGAGCACCGCGGACGGCCTCGCCATCGCGCAGGCGACGACTGAGTTCCTCCACGACGAGGTGGGCGCAACGACGCTATTCGCGACCCACTACCACGAACTCACCGCCGTCGCCGACGAGTTGCCCGGCGTCCAGAACCTCCACTTCACCGTCGAACGCGACACGGGAGACGCGGAGACGGCCGAGAACGAGTCGACCGACGACGGCGAGGTGACGTTCCTCCACCGCGTCGCCGAAGGGGCGTCCTCCTCGTCGTACGGCGTCGAAGTCGCGCGGATGGCCGGGGTTCCGAGTTCGGTCGTCGAGCGCTCCGAGCGGCTCGTCGCCGACGGACACCAGCGCCGTACGGCCGACGACGGCGCGGACGTGAGCGAAGACGACCACGGCGTCGAGTCGGTGTCAGCTAACGGGGCTGAAACGCCTCCTGCCCGCCCCGTCGACGCCTCGCTCGCGTCGTTCTCGGTCGACGGACAGTCCACCGACCGAACCGACGAAACCCCCATGTCCGCCGAGCGCCAATCGATAGACGGCACCGATTGCCGCCTCCGCGAGGTGGCCGACACTCTCCGCGACGTCGACGTGGCGACGACGACGCCGCTGGAGGCGCTGACCCTGCTGAACGACCTCCAACGCACGCTCGACGAGTAG
- the mutL gene encoding DNA mismatch repair endonuclease MutL: protein MIRRLDDPTIAKIAAGEVVTRPASVVTELIENSLDAGATRIDVTVDGDGTERIRVADDGAGMSEDDAALAVERHTTSKLDGPDDVNAVDTLGFRGEALPSMAAVATLDVTTNDGGPRGTRVRVEDGEKRVDPAGRAVGTTVEVRDLFYNRPARRKSLAAARTEFGRISDVVTRYALANPYTRFSLTHDGRETFKTTGTGYTDAVLGAYGRDVAGQSTEFDHRTTVEFDGGVVSGANDTSSDESDGKEYPLEVEGLLVYPSITRAQHSHVHTAVNGRALRDEVIRKATVRGYGNLLSNGRFPVAVVAVSLPPELVDSNVHPAKERVAFRAETAISEAVETAVNDALTTADLRRSAAVAMDLDSSLASVSRDSDFDDVSVIGQFRDLYLLCEADDDLLVVDQHAAHERVNYERLRAALDGEAVESVDVDPAQTLSLSPPEAAAVESHREALSKLGFDLDPFGGSAFRLTAVPAPLGRVLDADALRDTLDTLRAGAKPEELRDELLKDLACHPSLKAGDTLAGEDATALLRRLGECDQPYACPHGRPTVLSIDESALVRGFQRGHRNLA from the coding sequence ATGATACGACGATTAGACGACCCCACGATAGCGAAGATCGCCGCCGGCGAGGTGGTGACGCGCCCCGCCAGCGTCGTCACCGAACTGATAGAGAACAGCCTCGACGCGGGCGCGACCCGAATCGACGTGACCGTCGACGGCGACGGCACCGAGCGCATCCGCGTCGCCGACGACGGCGCGGGCATGAGCGAAGACGACGCCGCGCTAGCCGTCGAGCGACACACGACGAGCAAACTCGACGGTCCCGACGACGTCAACGCAGTCGATACCCTCGGCTTCCGCGGCGAGGCGCTCCCGAGCATGGCCGCCGTCGCGACGCTCGACGTGACGACGAACGACGGCGGCCCGCGCGGCACCCGCGTCCGCGTCGAAGACGGCGAGAAGCGCGTCGACCCGGCGGGTCGCGCCGTCGGCACGACCGTCGAGGTCCGAGACCTCTTCTACAACCGTCCGGCCCGCCGCAAGAGCCTCGCCGCTGCACGAACGGAGTTCGGACGCATCAGCGACGTCGTCACGCGGTACGCGCTGGCGAACCCGTACACCCGATTCTCGCTCACCCACGACGGCCGCGAGACGTTCAAGACGACGGGAACGGGTTACACCGACGCCGTTCTGGGCGCATATGGTAGAGACGTGGCAGGCCAGAGCACCGAGTTCGACCACCGGACGACCGTCGAGTTCGACGGGGGTGTCGTGAGTGGAGCGAACGACACCTCGTCGGACGAGTCCGACGGTAAGGAGTATCCGCTCGAAGTCGAAGGGCTGCTCGTCTACCCCTCTATCACCCGCGCCCAGCACAGCCACGTCCACACCGCCGTCAACGGCAGAGCGCTGCGCGACGAGGTGATTCGGAAGGCGACCGTCCGGGGGTACGGAAACTTACTGTCGAACGGTCGCTTCCCCGTCGCCGTCGTCGCCGTCTCCCTCCCTCCGGAACTGGTCGACTCGAACGTCCACCCGGCAAAGGAGCGCGTCGCGTTCCGCGCGGAGACCGCGATTTCGGAGGCCGTCGAGACGGCGGTCAACGACGCGCTCACGACCGCCGACCTCCGGCGGAGCGCCGCCGTCGCGATGGACCTCGACTCCTCGCTCGCCTCGGTCTCGCGCGACTCCGACTTCGACGACGTGAGCGTCATCGGGCAGTTTCGCGACCTGTACCTGCTCTGCGAGGCCGACGACGACCTGCTCGTCGTCGACCAGCACGCCGCCCACGAGCGCGTCAACTACGAGCGCCTCCGAGCGGCGCTCGACGGCGAGGCGGTCGAATCGGTCGACGTAGACCCGGCGCAGACGCTCTCGCTGTCGCCGCCCGAGGCGGCGGCCGTCGAGAGCCACCGCGAGGCGCTGTCGAAACTCGGCTTCGACCTCGACCCGTTCGGCGGGTCGGCGTTCCGTCTCACCGCGGTGCCCGCGCCGCTCGGACGCGTGCTCGACGCCGACGCGCTCCGCGACACGCTCGACACGCTCCGCGCGGGGGCGAAACCCGAAGAACTCCGCGACGAGTTGCTGAAGGACCTCGCCTGCCACCCGTCGCTGAAGGCGGGCGATACGCTCGCAGGCGAGGACGCGACGGCGCTGCTGCGCCGCCTCGGCGAGTGCGACCAGCCGTACGCCTGCCCGCACGGGCGGCCGACGGTGCTCTCCATTGACGAGTCGGCGCTGGTCCGCGGCTTCCAGCGCGGGCACCGCAACCTCGCTTGA
- a CDS encoding HAD family hydrolase codes for MRAIFFDLDGTLLHFTRDYREVLRDAFADAAGEVPDGAVERYDETFYEAFERCEPDPVRRAFASCETTAEADALVDALLESEIATCRPPERAHEDLSRLAEEYALGVLTNGVPKWQRAKLRAHGLDDYFDVFVASYEAGAHKPDVAPFRLAEVRLPAEEYAMVGDADADIDGASAVGWVPHRYDDEGFGDLPAVLEWE; via the coding sequence ATGCGCGCCATCTTCTTCGACCTCGACGGGACGCTACTCCACTTCACGCGGGATTACCGGGAGGTGCTCCGCGACGCGTTTGCCGACGCGGCGGGCGAGGTGCCCGACGGCGCGGTCGAGCGCTACGACGAGACGTTCTACGAGGCTTTCGAACGGTGCGAACCGGACCCGGTTCGGCGGGCGTTCGCGTCGTGCGAGACGACCGCCGAGGCGGACGCGCTCGTCGACGCGCTCCTCGAGTCGGAGATTGCGACGTGTCGGCCGCCGGAGCGCGCCCACGAGGACCTCTCGCGGCTGGCCGAGGAGTACGCGCTCGGCGTCCTCACGAACGGCGTGCCCAAGTGGCAGCGCGCGAAGCTCCGCGCGCACGGCCTCGACGACTACTTCGACGTCTTCGTCGCCTCCTACGAAGCCGGCGCGCACAAGCCCGACGTCGCCCCGTTCCGCCTCGCCGAGGTGCGCCTCCCGGCGGAGGAGTACGCGATGGTGGGCGACGCCGACGCCGATATCGACGGGGCCAGCGCGGTCGGGTGGGTGCCCCATCGCTACGACGACGAGGGGTTTGGCGACCTCCCGGCCGTGCTGGAGTGGGAGTAG
- a CDS encoding DUF7573 domain-containing protein, producing the protein MGDDRSLDEFFGQSESENAGGDPSEELRDDDADETESANDAGAEQVTPAVATFRWSPTGATCDSCSETVQRRWHDEETGEFVCIDCKPW; encoded by the coding sequence ATGGGAGACGACCGCTCGCTGGACGAGTTTTTCGGACAGTCGGAGTCGGAGAACGCCGGCGGCGACCCGTCGGAAGAACTCCGCGACGACGACGCCGACGAGACCGAATCGGCGAACGACGCCGGCGCCGAACAAGTGACGCCGGCGGTCGCCACGTTCCGCTGGTCGCCGACAGGGGCGACCTGCGACTCCTGCAGCGAGACGGTCCAGCGGCGCTGGCACGACGAGGAGACCGGCGAGTTCGTCTGTATCGACTGTAAACCGTGGTGA
- a CDS encoding DUF7519 family protein: protein MTELDRRPTRFASRVAVAILLVAALAVCAAAGAALAGVLAVAGALGATRAVERLEGETNVARATGSVALVASVFCFVAGVILATRSGAGGVTVPLVAGAVLAAAMNACVEMDRESVEPAESALVHSTFLVGLGAFAAAAFHLNLAGLALLVVAEVAVGVHSSGTLAQFVSLQALALVVALLLPRALATLNEWLPGDATTEGFGFLERVGIDPEDVPRTYWALLGAQLLFLLTNPALFDQFLDLLSVLGTAIRVVLGSGVLHLPLAAFAVAAAGVLVAEFLRRGVVVWGGHYPPKTLGYAAGGVVAVLVVSVALAVPPVATRVRTAFGGRPWVELGAATVVLLAVLLVLVGAYLAERFVVTTGWRPFSPLLPDRGVGFAAAGGLLFVGTVAAAEGDAHPLVVVSGVTASLFVWDAGDYATRLGREVGRAAESRRAELVHLTGSALVGGVGVALATLALYGVGPASVPGGKRTAVVALFATLAALGGLVWLLVGEDDEDGGQRAA from the coding sequence ATGACCGAACTCGACCGGCGGCCGACGCGCTTCGCCTCGCGGGTCGCCGTCGCCATCCTTCTCGTCGCCGCACTCGCGGTCTGCGCGGCGGCGGGTGCGGCGCTTGCGGGAGTGTTGGCCGTCGCGGGCGCGCTCGGTGCGACGCGGGCCGTCGAACGGCTCGAGGGCGAGACGAACGTGGCGCGAGCGACCGGCAGCGTCGCTCTCGTCGCGTCGGTCTTCTGTTTCGTCGCTGGCGTCATCCTGGCGACGCGAAGCGGCGCCGGAGGTGTGACGGTTCCGCTCGTCGCCGGGGCGGTCCTGGCCGCGGCGATGAACGCGTGCGTCGAGATGGACCGGGAGTCGGTCGAGCCCGCCGAGAGCGCGCTCGTTCACTCGACGTTCTTGGTCGGCCTCGGCGCGTTCGCGGCGGCCGCGTTCCACCTGAACCTCGCGGGACTGGCCCTCCTCGTCGTCGCCGAGGTGGCGGTCGGCGTCCACTCGTCCGGGACGCTCGCCCAGTTCGTCTCGCTGCAGGCGCTGGCGCTCGTCGTCGCGCTGTTGCTGCCGCGGGCGCTGGCGACGCTCAACGAGTGGCTGCCGGGCGACGCCACGACCGAGGGATTCGGCTTCCTCGAGCGCGTCGGCATCGATCCGGAGGACGTGCCGCGGACGTACTGGGCGCTCCTGGGCGCACAGCTGCTGTTCCTCCTTACCAATCCCGCGCTGTTCGACCAGTTCCTCGACCTGCTGTCGGTGCTCGGGACGGCGATTCGGGTCGTCCTCGGCTCCGGCGTGCTGCACCTCCCGCTGGCGGCGTTCGCCGTCGCCGCCGCCGGCGTTCTCGTCGCGGAGTTCCTCCGACGCGGCGTCGTCGTGTGGGGCGGCCACTACCCGCCGAAGACGCTCGGCTACGCCGCCGGGGGCGTCGTCGCCGTCCTCGTCGTCTCGGTCGCCCTCGCCGTCCCGCCGGTGGCCACCCGGGTGAGGACGGCGTTCGGCGGTCGGCCGTGGGTCGAACTCGGAGCCGCAACGGTAGTGCTGCTCGCCGTTCTGCTGGTCCTCGTCGGCGCGTACCTCGCCGAGCGCTTCGTCGTCACGACCGGATGGCGCCCGTTTTCGCCGCTACTCCCCGACCGCGGCGTTGGTTTCGCCGCCGCCGGCGGGTTGCTGTTCGTCGGAACCGTCGCCGCTGCCGAAGGCGACGCCCACCCGCTCGTCGTCGTCTCAGGCGTGACGGCCTCGCTGTTCGTCTGGGACGCGGGTGACTACGCGACGCGACTTGGGCGCGAAGTGGGCCGGGCGGCGGAGAGCCGACGGGCTGAACTCGTTCACCTCACGGGGAGCGCACTCGTCGGCGGTGTCGGTGTCGCGTTGGCGACGCTGGCGCTGTACGGAGTCGGTCCGGCGAGCGTCCCCGGCGGCAAGCGGACCGCCGTCGTCGCCCTCTTCGCGACGCTCGCCGCCCTCGGCGGTCTCGTCTGGCTGCTCGTCGGCGAGGACGACGAGGACGGCGGCCAACGCGCGGCGTGA
- a CDS encoding DUF58 domain-containing protein, with amino-acid sequence MSEREIPRWNVGLAVALLCASAGIALGNTAVFLGAVVGFSFAVYGSVTRPPELVVGVERTLSDASPRPGSTVDVTVTVTNEGEEPLSDLRIVDGVPESLEVVAGTPRHATSLRPGESESFSYTVPATRGDHAFKVTHVAARNISASVERSETKPVESLVSCESGVEDLPLAEQTIPYAGRVETDSGGEGVEFHSIRQYTRNDPSKRIDWRRYARTGELSTVEFRETRAATVVLVVDGRQESHVADHDGALDAVSLSEYAAERVAGVLLGKSNRVGVARLGGTGGYVAPATGRTQTVRVGRFLVDGPAALPDGTVVRGTGRHRLASIRERFPRDAQVIFFSPLADDEAVEFARRFEAYGHRTTVLAPDVTPETPGGTLARLDREERLRDLRSRGVRVAEWSPDEPLHVAVERGSKGWAR; translated from the coding sequence GTGAGCGAACGCGAGATTCCCCGCTGGAACGTCGGACTGGCTGTCGCGCTGCTCTGCGCGTCCGCCGGAATCGCACTCGGGAACACGGCAGTGTTTCTCGGCGCCGTCGTCGGATTCAGCTTCGCTGTCTACGGCAGCGTGACGCGTCCGCCGGAACTCGTCGTCGGTGTCGAGCGGACCCTGAGCGACGCGTCGCCGAGACCCGGGTCGACTGTCGACGTTACGGTGACCGTGACGAACGAGGGCGAAGAGCCGCTGTCGGACCTCCGCATCGTCGACGGCGTCCCCGAGAGCCTCGAAGTCGTCGCCGGGACGCCCCGCCACGCGACGAGTCTCCGCCCCGGCGAGTCGGAGTCGTTCTCCTACACCGTCCCGGCGACGCGCGGCGACCACGCGTTCAAGGTGACACACGTCGCTGCGCGCAACATTAGCGCAAGCGTCGAGCGCAGCGAGACGAAACCCGTCGAGTCGCTCGTCTCCTGCGAGTCGGGGGTCGAAGACCTGCCGCTGGCCGAACAGACGATTCCGTACGCGGGACGCGTCGAGACGGACTCCGGCGGGGAGGGCGTCGAGTTCCACTCCATCCGGCAGTACACCAGAAACGACCCGAGCAAGCGCATCGACTGGCGGCGCTACGCCCGAACTGGCGAACTCTCGACCGTCGAGTTCCGCGAGACGCGCGCCGCGACGGTGGTGCTCGTTGTCGACGGCCGACAGGAGTCGCACGTCGCCGACCACGACGGTGCGCTCGACGCAGTGAGTCTCAGCGAGTACGCCGCCGAACGCGTCGCGGGGGTGTTGCTCGGAAAGAGCAACCGCGTCGGCGTCGCCCGTCTCGGCGGGACGGGCGGCTACGTCGCCCCCGCTACGGGGCGGACGCAGACCGTTCGAGTCGGGCGATTCCTCGTCGACGGGCCGGCCGCGCTCCCGGACGGAACCGTCGTTCGCGGCACCGGCAGACACCGCCTCGCGTCGATCCGCGAGCGGTTCCCGCGCGACGCGCAGGTGATCTTCTTCTCGCCGTTGGCCGACGACGAAGCGGTCGAGTTCGCCCGGCGGTTCGAGGCGTACGGCCACCGAACCACGGTTCTCGCACCCGACGTGACGCCCGAGACGCCGGGCGGCACGCTCGCGCGCCTCGACCGTGAGGAGCGACTGCGCGACCTGCGCAGTCGCGGCGTCCGCGTCGCCGAGTGGTCGCCGGACGAACCGCTGCACGTCGCGGTCGAACGCGGGTCGAAGGGGTGGGCACGATGA
- a CDS encoding DUF7269 family protein, with amino-acid sequence MNWPLGRRLSVLALAVGALALAVGTVFVPVALSASLAVFSRVFVFLLAGGAGLFALVILSGVGEDRARWTPENDPEQTHDGTRESAGGKFDDALSELEHQSGWKRKRERRTIERAVHDAAVTTVAARGDCSELEAARRIESGTWTTNARAASFLGGDDAASLPLRSRIRDWAAGRRFERAVEETVAELAAYDGGEPGDETSADDWPELVELEAAAEELVDASEERSDARIETVPEGESA; translated from the coding sequence ATGAACTGGCCTCTCGGCCGGCGTCTCAGTGTTCTGGCGTTGGCAGTCGGCGCGCTCGCGCTGGCCGTCGGAACGGTCTTCGTGCCGGTCGCACTGAGTGCGTCGCTGGCGGTGTTCAGCCGCGTCTTCGTTTTCCTGCTCGCCGGCGGTGCGGGGCTGTTCGCGCTCGTCATCCTCTCGGGAGTCGGCGAGGACCGCGCCCGTTGGACGCCCGAGAACGATCCCGAGCAGACGCACGACGGGACACGCGAGAGCGCGGGCGGAAAGTTCGACGACGCGCTATCGGAGCTCGAACATCAGTCGGGATGGAAGCGAAAACGCGAGAGGAGGACGATAGAACGGGCGGTACACGACGCCGCGGTTACGACAGTCGCCGCACGAGGCGACTGCTCGGAACTGGAGGCTGCCCGGCGTATCGAGTCGGGGACGTGGACGACGAACGCCCGCGCGGCGTCGTTCCTCGGCGGCGACGACGCCGCCTCGCTCCCGTTGCGTAGCCGAATCCGCGACTGGGCCGCCGGGCGGCGCTTCGAGCGGGCCGTCGAGGAGACGGTGGCCGAACTGGCGGCGTATGACGGCGGCGAACCCGGTGACGAGACGTCGGCCGACGACTGGCCCGAGCTCGTGGAGTTGGAGGCCGCCGCCGAGGAACTCGTCGACGCGAGCGAGGAGCGCAGCGATGCGCGCATCGAAACGGTTCCGGAGGGCGAGTCGGCGTGA